The following coding sequences lie in one Thiohalospira halophila DSM 15071 genomic window:
- a CDS encoding MBL fold metallo-hydrolase RNA specificity domain-containing protein, which yields MELTFFGAAGEVTGSCHLLEVGGRRVLLDCGMIQGGREAEARNAEPFPFDPASLDAVILSHAHIDHSGRLPQLVRNGFQGRIHTHAATRELARVMLRDAAFLEEKDAEHESRRRARRGQEGVEPAFTRADATAAVRRMRAHQYGQPHEVVPGVTLTLHDAGHILGSATVEVELAEGETRRRVVFSGDLGHRGAPILRDPEPLEQADLVLLESTYGGRNHRDWDATWEELAGILERARHDRGNILIPAFAVGRTQELLYVLDRHYAEWGVDRWQLFLDSPMAIEATEIYARHWQLYDETARQWRGQQANPFKLPNLHFSRTANQSRAINRIHSGAMVIAGSGMCSGGRILHHFKHNLWRRETEVLITGFQARGTPGRALVDGAREIKVWGEPIRVGAKVHTIGGLSAHADSDGLAEWYGRFHGRPPVALVHGEADQRDALAARLGREFDAPILTPGLGERMDLANPERLLPAG from the coding sequence ATGGAGCTGACCTTCTTCGGGGCCGCCGGCGAGGTTACCGGCTCCTGCCATCTCCTGGAGGTGGGGGGCCGGCGCGTCCTGCTGGACTGCGGCATGATCCAGGGCGGTCGCGAGGCCGAGGCCCGCAATGCCGAGCCCTTCCCCTTCGATCCCGCCTCCCTCGATGCTGTCATCCTCAGCCATGCCCACATCGACCACAGCGGCCGCCTGCCGCAACTGGTCCGGAACGGCTTCCAGGGGCGCATCCATACCCACGCCGCCACCCGGGAGCTCGCCCGGGTGATGCTGCGGGATGCCGCCTTCCTGGAGGAGAAGGACGCCGAACACGAGAGCCGGCGCCGGGCGCGGCGCGGCCAGGAGGGGGTGGAGCCGGCCTTTACCCGGGCGGACGCCACCGCCGCCGTGCGCCGGATGCGGGCCCACCAGTACGGCCAGCCCCACGAGGTGGTCCCCGGAGTCACGCTCACCCTCCACGACGCCGGCCACATCCTCGGCTCCGCCACCGTGGAGGTGGAACTGGCCGAGGGGGAAACCCGTCGGCGCGTGGTCTTCTCCGGCGACCTGGGCCATCGCGGGGCCCCCATCCTGCGCGATCCCGAGCCGCTGGAGCAGGCCGACCTGGTCCTGCTGGAGAGCACCTACGGCGGCCGCAACCACCGGGACTGGGACGCGACCTGGGAGGAACTGGCCGGGATCCTGGAGCGCGCCCGCCACGACCGCGGCAACATCCTCATCCCCGCCTTCGCCGTGGGCCGCACCCAGGAGCTGCTCTACGTCCTGGACCGCCACTACGCCGAGTGGGGCGTGGACCGCTGGCAGCTCTTCCTAGACAGCCCCATGGCCATCGAGGCCACCGAGATCTACGCCCGCCACTGGCAGCTCTACGACGAGACCGCCCGCCAGTGGCGCGGACAGCAGGCCAACCCCTTCAAGCTGCCCAACCTCCACTTCTCCCGGACCGCCAACCAGTCCCGGGCCATCAACCGCATCCACAGTGGCGCCATGGTCATCGCCGGCTCCGGCATGTGCTCCGGCGGTCGGATCCTCCACCACTTCAAGCACAACCTCTGGCGGCGGGAGACCGAGGTCCTCATCACCGGCTTCCAGGCCCGGGGGACGCCGGGTCGCGCCCTGGTGGACGGGGCCCGGGAGATCAAGGTCTGGGGCGAGCCCATCCGCGTGGGGGCCAAGGTCCACACCATCGGCGGGCTCTCCGCCCACGCCGACAGCGACGGCCTGGCCGAGTGGTACGGTCGCTTCCACGGCCGGCCGCCGGTGGCCCTGGTCCACGGCGAGGCGGATCAGCGCGATGCGCTGGCGGCACGGCTGGGACGGGAGTTCGACGCCCCGATACTGACGCCGGGGCTGGGAGAAAGGATGGATCTGGCAAACCCCGAACGGCTGCTGCCGGCCGGGTAG
- a CDS encoding rhodanese-like domain-containing protein, translating into MFEQIDCPEAQRLVEAGAQLVDVRGPDEFARGALPGAQNIPVQVMAQQAGQLEEHKPVVLYCASGARSTQAQMLLQQLGFPEVYNLGSIQKYYTC; encoded by the coding sequence ATGTTCGAGCAGATCGATTGTCCCGAGGCCCAACGTCTGGTGGAAGCCGGCGCCCAGCTGGTGGATGTCCGCGGCCCCGACGAGTTCGCCCGCGGGGCGCTCCCCGGCGCCCAGAACATCCCGGTCCAGGTGATGGCCCAGCAGGCCGGCCAGCTGGAGGAGCACAAGCCGGTGGTCCTCTACTGCGCCTCCGGCGCCCGCAGCACCCAGGCCCAGATGCTGCTCCAGCAGCTGGGCTTCCCCGAGGTCTACAACCTCGGCTCCATCCAGAAGTACTACACCTGCTGA